One Caloenas nicobarica isolate bCalNic1 chromosome 31, bCalNic1.hap1, whole genome shotgun sequence genomic region harbors:
- the DUSP23 gene encoding dual specificity protein phosphatase 23, whose product MGASEPPNFSWVSEGRLAGLAMPREPGHYRFLLGQGVRHLVSLSERPPPHHGCCPAIRLHRLRVPDFTPPTPGQIRSFLRLVEEANGQGEAVAVHCMLGYGRTGTMLACYLAKARDMSGADAIREIRRLRPGSIETREQEEAVIRFCQQRGSDGEDGEET is encoded by the exons ATGGGGGCGAGCGAGCCCCCCAACTTCTCGTGGGTGTCGGAGGGgcggctggcggggctggcCATGCCGCGGGAGCCCGGGCACTACCGGTTCCTGCTGGGCCAGGGCGTGCGGCACCTGGTGTCGCTGTCGGAGCGGCCGCCCCCGCACCACGGCTGCTGTCCCGCCATCCGGCTGCACCGGCTGCGCGTGCCCGACTTCACGCCCCCGACGCCCGGGCAGATCCGGAGCTTCTTGCGCCTGGTGGAGGAGGCCAACGGGCAGGGGGAG GCCGTGGCCGTGCACTGCATGCTGGGGTACGGCCGCACGGGCACCATGCTGGCCTGCTACCTGGCGAAGGCGCGGGACATGAGCGGCGCCGATGCCATCCGGGAGATCCGGCGGCTGCGGCCCGGCTCCATCGAGACgcgggagcaggaggaggcCGTGATCCGGTTCTGCCAGCAGCGCGGCAG CGATGGAGAGGACGGCGAGGAGACGTGA
- the LOC136000184 gene encoding serum amyloid P-component-like isoform X7 → MGRLQLWVTVLAGLSGITAQEDLYRKVFVFRKDPSDAYVVLRAGLEQPLQNFTVCLRSYTDLARPHSLFSYATKAQDNEILLFKPKPGEYRFYVGGKFVTFRVPEGRGDWEHVCASWESATGIAEFWLNGKPWPRKGLQRGYAVGAEAAILLGQEQDAFGGGFDVYNSFSGELADVYLWDAGLSPDKMRAAYLSLRLPPAVLAWKSLSYEVKGDVVVKPRLRETLGL, encoded by the exons ATGGGCCGGCTGCAGCTCTGGGTCACCGTCCTGGCCGGGCTCTCGGGGATCACGGCCCAGGAAG ACCTGTACCGAAAGGTGTTTGTGTTCCGGAAGGACCCCAGCGATGCCTACGTGGTGCTGAGGGCCGGGCTGGAGCAGCCGCTGCAGAACTTCACGGTGTGCCTGCGGTCCTACACCGACCTGGCGCGGCCGCACAGCCTCTTCTCCTACGCCACCAAGGCGCAGGACAACGAGATCCTGCTCTTCAAGCCCAAACCCGGCGAGTACCGCTTCTACGTGGGCGGCAAGTTCGTCACCTTCCGCGTCCCCGAGGGCCGCGGGGACTGGGAGCACGTCTGCGCTAGCTGGGAGTCGGCCACCGGCATCGCCGAGTTTTGGCTCAACGGGAAGCCCTGGCCGCGCaaggggctgcagaggggctACGCGGTGGGCGCCGAGGCGGCCAtcctgctggggcaggagcaggacgCCTTCGGGGGCGGCTTCGACGTCTACAACTCCTTCTCGGGCGAGCTGGCCGACGTCTACCTGTGGGACGCGGGGCTGTCCCCGGATAAGATGCGGGCAGCCTACCTGTCCCTGCGCCTGCCGCCCGCTGTCCTGGCCTGGAAGAGCCTGAGCTACGAGGTGAAGGGCGACGTGGTGGTGAAGCCGCGGCTGCGGGAGACGCTGGGGCTGTGA
- the ACKR1 gene encoding atypical chemokine receptor 1, whose protein sequence is MGNCILVSPGVLESENSLDLLDIMGNFSYDDNVTFLDYGAAPCHNQYCPVFQRVAPPFLAVTCAAAALGTGALLVALAKRPHAWGWPQSRALVAQLAAAMGLFAAVLPAVAVGAGQGWRLGGGLCRVTHLLWHWSLFAQGLLLGSGCCCGSVWCRWDPRSRRLAVATWAGALVLATPAALTSGTAAAPEVSCLRRSVDVLSPLYLLHLGLCLGLFLLLPAGLLVAVLAAPRLRAGWEPGAGASWLFFALWVPYGVGLAVDFLLRAQLLQPTCGTFERFDYALGLSEGLGVLHCCLGPAALLAARLCRRGDGTGGSC, encoded by the exons ATGGGCAACTGCATCCTGGTG AGCCCCGGTGTCCTGGAGAGTGAAAActccctggacctgctggaCATCATGGGCAACTTCTCCTACGACGACAACGTGACCTTCCTGGACTACGGCGCTGCGCCCTGCCACAACCAGtactgtcctgttttccagcgTGTGGCCCCCCCCTTCCTGGCCGTCACCTGCGCCGCGGCCGCCCTGGGCACCGGGGCGCTGCTGGTGGCACTGGCCAAGCGGCCCCACGCCTGGGGCTGGCCCCAGAGCCGGGCGCTGGTGGCCCAGCTGGCCGCGGCGATGGGGCTGTTCGCTGCGGTGCTGCCGGCGGTGGCGGTGGgcgccgggcagggctggcggcTGGGCGGGGGGCTGTGCAGGGTCACCCACCTGCTGTGGCACTGGAGCCTGTTCgcgcaggggctgctgctgggcagtggGTGCTGCTGCGGCAGCGTCTGGTGCCGCTGGGACCCCCGCAGCCGCCGGCTGGCCGTGGCCACGTGGGCCGGGGCGCTGGTGCTGGCCACGCCGGCGGCTCTCACCAGCGGCACGGCGGCGGCCCCGGAGGTGAGCTGCCTCCGCCGGAGCGTGGACGTCTTGTCGCCGCTGTACCTGCTTCACCTCGGCCTCTGCCTCGgcctcttcctgctgctgccggcggggctgctggtggccgTGCTGGCCGCGCCGCGGCTGCGGGCGGGCTGGGAGCCGGGCGCGGGCGCCAGCTGGCTGTTCTTCGCGCTCTGGGTGCCGTACGGCGTGGGGCTGGCCGTGGATTTCCTGCTGCGcgcccagctgctgcagcccaccTGCGGCACCTTCGAGCGCTTCGACTACGCGCTGGGGCTGAgcgaggggctgggggtgctgcacTGCTGCCTGGGGCCCGCGGCGCTGCTCGCCGCCCGGCTCTGCCGCCGCGGGGATGGCACCGGCGGCAGCTGCTGA